A stretch of the Aminipila terrae genome encodes the following:
- the ruvA gene encoding Holliday junction branch migration protein RuvA, whose amino-acid sequence MLHFIKGILAMHFSGGIVIETGGLGYEVYVPDNSSVYLAKEGQQVMVYTAMIVREDDISIYGFADKESLQLFRKLMTVNGVGAKAALSILSTLPVMELQKAIVFEDAAALTKANGIGKKTAQRIVLELKDKLDAAEAITGGISASDITNVNLNEKGEAVNALIALGYSKGEAVEALAGIEENNLTVEDYIKRALKRLC is encoded by the coding sequence ATGCTTCATTTTATAAAAGGAATACTGGCTATGCACTTTTCTGGAGGTATTGTTATTGAAACAGGTGGACTGGGATATGAAGTCTATGTCCCGGACAATTCTTCTGTTTATCTGGCAAAAGAAGGACAGCAGGTAATGGTATATACTGCTATGATAGTCAGAGAAGATGATATAAGTATTTATGGATTTGCTGATAAGGAGAGCTTACAACTGTTCAGAAAGCTTATGACGGTCAATGGAGTAGGTGCAAAGGCAGCTTTATCCATTCTTTCGACGCTGCCAGTTATGGAACTTCAGAAAGCCATTGTGTTTGAAGATGCAGCTGCCCTTACAAAAGCAAATGGTATAGGCAAAAAAACTGCACAGCGGATTGTTCTGGAACTGAAAGATAAACTGGATGCAGCGGAAGCTATAACAGGTGGTATTTCAGCTTCAGATATTACAAATGTTAACCTGAACGAAAAGGGAGAAGCTGTTAATGCCTTGATTGCACTGGGATACAGCAAAGGAGAAGCGGTTGAGGCCCTTGCAGGTATAGAAGAAAATAATCTGACTGTTGAAGATTATATAAAGAGAGCATTAAAACGATTATGCTAA
- a CDS encoding methyl-accepting chemotaxis protein, producing the protein MKIMSRVGIGIGKNQKVATRLTCMVLVLLMIIFAIFITLSSVNTYSQMSNAVKSEFSSTAKTNSIVSNSVLKESEKVVQLLSAYIAESMQNGSDANNSGNNLSAIYKVPLSGKAKSIEQYAIENIKTNITNSEDIVGMGVYFEPYALDNNVRDYTIYIADSDVASNSIQTFGKYEDYCNEEYYKAPHESKKIHLSETYEYKGTNMITVSYPILVNDSAVGVVTADIDINVFSEFKNNVSNKYSTMFFNIYSDRNKIIYDPADVKNVGHKLTEYYTNHEKLADVKDSLSKGKAFNANVTNKTGDKVICFFHPIKLGNQTWWSMVGIHESEITSPIIKFVCLQVVLMVIALGVVSFIIFLLVNRSLKPLNGMVMAADKITSGDFELNLTSDRNDEIGKLTDAFNEMSNNIRTIISDVASTLELISNGDFTAKSQCSDKYVGEYAKLYKMYDSIEYNLTSAIVDISKASEQVNVSSDQVSDGAQALSQGATEQASSIEELSATISEVATEIKGTADYAKDSNEIASEAGNALKAGTVQMAEMTNAMADISNSANEISKIIKTIDDIAFQTNILALNAAVEAARAGTAGKGFAVVADEVRNLAQKSAEAAQNTTELIENTIAAIQNGSKIAVETVNTINEVAESTGKLVESAGKIAQASDTQANRIEQITLGVDQIASIVQTNSATAEESAAASEELAGQANMLKELVERFKISADTVGR; encoded by the coding sequence ATGAAGATAATGAGTAGAGTGGGTATAGGGATCGGAAAAAATCAAAAAGTAGCTACAAGATTAACGTGTATGGTTTTAGTATTATTAATGATCATATTTGCTATTTTTATAACTTTGTCATCTGTAAATACATATTCTCAAATGAGTAATGCTGTTAAATCTGAATTTTCCAGTACGGCTAAAACAAATTCTATTGTTTCAAATAGTGTTTTAAAAGAGTCAGAGAAAGTTGTACAATTACTGTCAGCTTATATAGCAGAATCGATGCAGAATGGTTCAGATGCAAATAATAGTGGCAACAATTTAAGCGCTATTTATAAAGTTCCTTTATCAGGAAAAGCGAAAAGTATAGAACAGTATGCCATAGAAAATATCAAGACTAATATTACAAACAGCGAAGATATAGTTGGAATGGGGGTTTATTTTGAACCCTACGCTTTGGATAACAATGTAAGAGATTATACCATTTATATTGCAGATAGTGATGTGGCATCAAATTCAATCCAGACTTTCGGTAAATATGAAGATTATTGTAATGAAGAATATTATAAGGCTCCACATGAGTCCAAGAAGATACATTTAAGTGAAACTTATGAATATAAGGGCACAAATATGATAACAGTTTCTTATCCTATTCTGGTAAACGACAGTGCAGTGGGTGTTGTAACTGCAGATATTGATATCAATGTTTTTTCTGAATTTAAGAACAATGTAAGCAATAAATATTCAACAATGTTTTTCAATATTTACAGTGACAGAAACAAAATAATTTATGACCCTGCAGATGTAAAAAATGTAGGGCATAAGTTAACCGAATATTATACAAACCATGAAAAACTGGCCGATGTAAAAGACAGTTTAAGTAAAGGGAAAGCTTTTAACGCTAATGTAACAAATAAAACCGGGGACAAAGTAATCTGTTTTTTCCATCCAATAAAACTGGGAAACCAGACCTGGTGGTCTATGGTAGGTATTCATGAGAGCGAAATCACCAGCCCTATTATCAAATTTGTTTGTTTACAGGTTGTTCTAATGGTGATAGCTTTAGGAGTGGTAAGTTTCATCATTTTCCTTCTGGTAAACAGATCATTAAAGCCGCTTAACGGAATGGTAATGGCCGCAGATAAAATTACAAGTGGTGATTTTGAATTAAACCTCACATCAGACAGAAATGATGAAATTGGTAAACTGACAGATGCCTTTAATGAAATGTCCAATAACATACGAACCATTATCTCAGACGTAGCTTCTACTTTGGAGCTTATTTCAAATGGGGATTTTACAGCAAAAAGCCAGTGCTCCGACAAATATGTAGGAGAGTATGCTAAATTGTATAAGATGTATGACAGTATTGAATACAATCTGACTTCTGCAATTGTTGACATCAGCAAGGCGTCAGAGCAGGTGAATGTAAGCAGTGACCAGGTTTCAGACGGGGCACAGGCTCTTTCCCAGGGAGCTACGGAACAGGCATCTTCCATTGAAGAATTATCCGCAACCATTTCTGAGGTAGCGACGGAAATCAAAGGAACTGCCGATTATGCAAAGGACTCAAATGAAATCGCCAGCGAAGCGGGAAATGCTTTGAAAGCAGGAACTGTACAGATGGCAGAGATGACCAATGCTATGGCAGATATTTCAAATTCAGCAAATGAAATCAGTAAGATCATTAAGACTATTGATGATATTGCATTCCAGACAAATATTCTGGCACTGAACGCAGCTGTTGAAGCAGCACGTGCAGGAACTGCAGGAAAAGGATTTGCTGTAGTTGCAGATGAAGTGAGAAATCTGGCTCAGAAAAGTGCTGAAGCAGCTCAAAATACCACAGAGCTTATCGAAAATACTATTGCTGCTATTCAAAACGGTTCTAAGATTGCAGTGGAAACAGTTAATACAATTAATGAAGTGGCTGAATCAACAGGAAAACTGGTTGAATCAGCAGGTAAGATTGCACAGGCATCTGACACCCAGGCAAATCGAATAGAGCAGATAACCTTAGGTGTGGACCAGATTGCATCCATTGTACAAACCAATTCAGCAACGGCAGAAGAAAGTGCTGCAGCCAGTGAAGAACTTGCAGGACAGGCCAATATGTTAAAAGAACTGGTAGAACGATTTAAGATTTCAGCTGATACAGTTGGCAGATAG
- a CDS encoding shikimate kinase, producing the protein MKNLILIGMPACGKSTIGVVLAKTMGMKFLDTDLLIQEREGVLLQDLINKRGNDYFKKVEEYVLRSVETENTVISTGGSAVYYPEAIRHFKKNGLVVYIKVSYETIEKRLDNITTRGVTLDPGQTLKDLYDKRIPLYEENADIIVDTEGMTVEQTIERIMAQGNNL; encoded by the coding sequence ATGAAGAATTTGATTTTAATAGGCATGCCAGCTTGTGGTAAAAGTACAATAGGAGTTGTTCTGGCCAAAACTATGGGTATGAAGTTCCTTGATACAGATCTGCTAATCCAGGAAAGAGAAGGAGTACTGTTACAGGATCTGATAAATAAAAGGGGAAATGATTACTTTAAAAAGGTTGAAGAATATGTTCTTCGCAGTGTAGAAACTGAAAATACAGTTATATCAACAGGTGGAAGTGCCGTATACTATCCGGAAGCCATTAGACACTTCAAGAAAAATGGGTTGGTGGTATATATCAAAGTTTCTTATGAAACAATTGAAAAAAGGTTGGATAATATAACCACCAGGGGTGTAACGCTGGATCCCGGACAAACCCTGAAAGATTTATATGACAAAAGAATTCCTTTATATGAAGAGAATGCAGATATTATCGTGGACACAGAGGGAATGACTGTTGAGCAGACTATTGAAAGAATTATGGCGCAAGGAAATAATTTGTAA
- a CDS encoding SpoIID/LytB domain-containing protein — MFTVKRILSTIIAFAMIIAAYGVFSMEYADAATVPEYIRIGLKYGSSSASEYAINFDGGVRMGVGNNDGFTEIAAFPDVNKVVIRLQSGGIQLIGTKSSGETVVMNDNQNNVNCIMPFNYENGGTVTFGSSKYRGGIMFNVSSGSLTIINLLPIEQYLYGVINGELSKSYPAEALKAQAVAARSYAVCKLGNHNSYGFDLCSTTHCQVYKGYNDEYPETISAVDQTKGETIKYNGDTVAAFFYKNSGGYTLDAQDVWGGSVGYLKAVKDEYSPTYAWSQAYTFADLSSKLSSAGYNVGNVTNVSITKRNQSGAVDTIQFTGTGGTAVIQKDKIRSVLGSTVIKSTMFSLSEAGITPTTTPDNTSKAFAVSKAQSSATELPDTVCVIDKNGVTNKIDKKSLYVHNGKNTSLMIQSSGNTPVSNTVESVSGGNVTFVGVGYGHGAGLPQDSAVEMAKKDFTYKDILKYYYTDITID; from the coding sequence ATGTTTACAGTAAAAAGAATTTTGTCAACTATTATAGCTTTTGCCATGATTATAGCGGCATATGGTGTTTTTAGTATGGAGTATGCTGATGCAGCAACTGTGCCTGAATATATACGGATAGGACTAAAATATGGGAGTTCAAGTGCAAGTGAATATGCAATAAATTTTGACGGCGGTGTACGTATGGGTGTTGGAAATAATGATGGCTTTACGGAAATCGCGGCTTTTCCCGATGTAAATAAAGTGGTAATCCGTCTTCAGTCTGGGGGTATACAGCTTATAGGAACGAAAAGCTCCGGTGAAACGGTGGTGATGAATGACAATCAGAACAATGTCAACTGTATCATGCCTTTTAATTATGAAAATGGCGGTACTGTAACCTTTGGAAGCAGTAAATACAGAGGAGGAATTATGTTCAATGTTTCCTCTGGAAGCCTGACCATTATTAATCTTTTACCCATAGAACAGTATTTATATGGTGTCATAAATGGAGAATTAAGCAAATCTTATCCAGCAGAAGCTTTAAAAGCTCAGGCAGTAGCTGCCAGAAGCTATGCTGTATGTAAACTTGGAAATCATAACTCATATGGTTTTGACCTTTGTTCAACGACACACTGCCAGGTTTATAAGGGATATAACGATGAATATCCTGAGACCATAAGTGCTGTTGACCAGACAAAAGGAGAAACCATAAAATATAATGGGGATACAGTAGCTGCATTTTTCTATAAAAATAGCGGAGGGTATACACTGGATGCCCAGGACGTATGGGGAGGAAGTGTGGGTTACTTAAAAGCAGTGAAAGATGAATATTCTCCTACTTATGCCTGGAGTCAGGCTTATACCTTTGCTGATTTATCCAGTAAATTATCTTCAGCAGGCTACAATGTGGGAAATGTTACAAATGTTTCTATCACAAAGAGAAATCAGTCAGGAGCGGTAGATACCATTCAATTTACTGGAACTGGGGGCACTGCGGTTATACAAAAAGACAAAATAAGGAGTGTTCTGGGGTCTACCGTGATAAAATCCACCATGTTTTCTTTGAGTGAAGCAGGAATTACCCCAACAACAACCCCCGATAACACATCAAAAGCTTTTGCCGTATCAAAGGCCCAGAGCAGTGCCACGGAGCTGCCTGATACAGTCTGCGTTATAGATAAAAACGGAGTGACCAATAAGATTGACAAAAAAAGCCTGTATGTTCATAATGGCAAAAATACCAGCCTTATGATTCAGTCATCAGGAAATACACCAGTATCCAATACCGTTGAAAGTGTAAGCGGCGGAAATGTAACCTTTGTTGGAGTCGGTTATGGACATGGTGCAGGTCTTCCTCAGGACAGCGCAGTTGAAATGGCAAAAAAGGACTTTACATATAAGGATATATTAAAGTATTATTATACGGATATTACAATTGATTAG
- a CDS encoding methyl-accepting chemotaxis protein: protein MKIISRVGIGVGRKQKVATRLICMVFLILMIIFAIFITLSSVNTYSQMNNSVISEFSSTAKTNAIVSDSILKESEKDVQLLSTYISESMNNGSDVNNSGSDISVVYNIPLSGKAKSIEQYVIDNIKNNIVNNEDIVGMGVYFEPYAFDKNVRDYTLYIADSDVASNSIQTYGKYEEYCNEEYYKVAHETQKIHLSETYVDNGINMITASYPIVVNGNAVGVVTADINIDVFSEFKENAGSKYSTMFFNIYSDKNNIIYDPADVKNIGHNLTEYYTDREKMTGVKEKLSKHKLFNANFTNKEGKNVICFFYPIKAGNQTWWSMVGIHESEINNPIMRFVCLQVVLMVIALGVVNFILFLLVNKSLKPLDGMVMAADKITSGDFELNLTSDRNDEIGKLTDAFNEMSNNIRTIISDVASTLELISNGDFTAKSQCPDKYVGEYAKLYKMYDDIEYNLTSAIVDISKASEQVNVSSDQVSDGAQALSQGATEQASSIEELSATISEVATEIKGTADYAKDSNEIARQAGNALRAGTVQMSEMTNAMADISNSANEISKIIKTIDDIAFQTNILALNAAVEAARAGTAGKGFAVVADEVRNLAQKSAEAAQNTTELIENTISAIQNGSKIAVDTVNTINEVAESTGKLVESAGRIAQASDTQANRIEQITLGVDQIASIVQTNSATAEESAAASEELAGQANMLKELVDRFKISAGTAGR from the coding sequence ATGAAGATAATCAGTAGAGTGGGAATAGGGGTCGGAAGAAAACAAAAAGTTGCTACAAGATTGATATGTATGGTTTTTTTAATATTAATGATTATATTTGCTATTTTTATAACTTTGTCGTCTGTAAATACATATTCTCAAATGAACAATTCAGTAATATCGGAATTTTCAAGTACTGCTAAAACAAATGCTATTGTTTCCGATAGTATTTTAAAAGAGTCAGAGAAAGATGTACAATTACTTTCAACCTATATATCTGAATCTATGAATAATGGTTCTGATGTAAATAATAGTGGTAGTGACATAAGTGTTGTATATAATATTCCTCTGTCAGGGAAAGCGAAAAGCATAGAACAATATGTTATTGATAATATTAAAAATAATATTGTAAATAATGAAGACATAGTTGGAATGGGGGTATATTTTGAACCTTACGCTTTTGATAAAAATGTAAGAGACTATACCCTTTACATTGCAGATAGTGATGTTGCATCAAATTCAATCCAGACCTATGGCAAATATGAAGAGTATTGTAATGAAGAATATTATAAGGTAGCACATGAAACCCAAAAGATACATTTAAGCGAAACTTATGTAGATAACGGAATAAATATGATAACAGCGTCTTATCCGATTGTGGTAAATGGAAATGCTGTGGGGGTTGTTACAGCAGATATAAATATAGATGTATTTTCCGAGTTTAAAGAAAATGCAGGAAGTAAATATTCCACCATGTTTTTTAATATTTACAGTGACAAAAACAATATTATTTATGATCCTGCAGATGTAAAAAATATAGGACATAATTTAACTGAATATTACACTGATAGGGAAAAAATGACTGGCGTTAAAGAGAAATTGAGCAAACATAAATTATTTAATGCTAATTTTACAAATAAAGAAGGTAAAAATGTAATCTGCTTTTTTTATCCCATTAAGGCAGGTAATCAGACATGGTGGTCCATGGTAGGGATTCATGAGAGTGAAATCAACAATCCTATTATGAGATTCGTTTGTTTACAGGTTGTTCTAATGGTAATAGCTTTAGGAGTGGTAAATTTCATCCTTTTCCTTCTTGTTAACAAATCGTTAAAACCCCTTGATGGAATGGTAATGGCAGCAGATAAAATTACAAGTGGTGATTTTGAATTAAACCTCACATCAGACAGAAATGATGAAATTGGCAAACTGACAGATGCCTTTAATGAAATGTCCAATAACATACGAACCATTATCTCAGACGTAGCTTCTACGTTGGAGCTTATTTCAAATGGGGATTTTACAGCAAAAAGCCAGTGCCCTGATAAATATGTAGGAGAGTATGCTAAATTATATAAGATGTATGATGACATTGAATATAATCTGACTTCTGCAATTGTTGACATCAGCAAGGCGTCAGAGCAGGTAAATGTAAGCAGTGACCAGGTTTCAGACGGGGCACAGGCTCTTTCCCAGGGAGCTACGGAACAGGCATCTTCCATTGAAGAACTATCTGCAACCATTTCTGAGGTAGCGACGGAAATCAAAGGGACTGCAGATTATGCAAAGGATTCAAATGAAATTGCAAGACAAGCAGGAAATGCTCTGAGGGCGGGAACTGTACAGATGTCAGAGATGACCAACGCTATGGCAGATATTTCAAATTCTGCAAATGAAATCAGTAAGATCATTAAGACTATTGATGATATTGCCTTCCAGACAAATATTCTGGCACTGAATGCAGCTGTTGAAGCAGCGCGTGCAGGTACCGCAGGAAAAGGATTTGCTGTAGTTGCAGATGAAGTGAGAAATCTGGCTCAGAAAAGTGCTGAAGCAGCTCAAAATACAACAGAGCTTATTGAAAACACTATTTCTGCTATTCAAAACGGTTCCAAGATTGCAGTAGATACAGTTAATACCATAAATGAAGTGGCTGAATCAACAGGAAAACTGGTTGAATCAGCAGGAAGAATTGCACAGGCATCTGACACCCAGGCAAATCGAATAGAGCAGATAACCTTAGGTGTGGACCAGATTGCCTCCATTGTACAAACCAATTCAGCAACGGCAGAAGAAAGTGCCGCAGCCAGTGAAGAACTTGCAGGGCAGGCCAATATGTTAAAAGAACTGGTGGATCGATTTAAAATTTCAGCTGGTACAGCTGGCAGATAG
- a CDS encoding arginine repressor gives MRYSRQNKILEIISNFEVETQEKLASLLKESGYDVTQATISRDIKELQLIKVLSNTGKYKYALGNSIETPISDRFIKIFKETIRSVAASYNLIVVKTLSGCGPAAGEAIDSLNFPHIVGSVAGDNTLMIIVDDLENVPALVEKFNDLLQ, from the coding sequence ATGCGTTATTCAAGGCAAAACAAAATTCTTGAAATTATAAGCAATTTTGAAGTAGAAACACAGGAAAAACTGGCTTCATTACTAAAAGAAAGTGGTTACGATGTTACTCAGGCCACCATCTCAAGAGATATTAAAGAACTTCAGCTAATTAAAGTCTTATCAAACACTGGAAAATACAAATATGCTTTAGGTAACTCTATAGAAACACCTATTTCTGATAGATTTATTAAAATTTTTAAGGAAACAATTCGTAGCGTTGCTGCATCTTATAACCTCATTGTGGTAAAAACTCTATCTGGCTGCGGCCCTGCGGCAGGTGAAGCGATTGATTCCCTGAACTTCCCTCACATTGTGGGATCTGTGGCAGGCGACAATACACTTATGATTATAGTAGATGATTTGGAAAATGTCCCTGCTCTTGTAGAAAAGTTTAATGATTTATTACAATAA
- the ruvC gene encoding crossover junction endodeoxyribonuclease RuvC, whose product MRILGIDPGYAILGYGIIDMTGNHFKVCGYGAVTTEASMCMTDRLKCLYSSLTEIIAEYEPEVASIEELFFNTNTKTAIMVGQARGVAILACANSGMDIAEYTPLQIKQALVGYGRAEKKQVQNMVKTILNLKEVPKPDDTADALAAAICHGHSANANKRLAGAIKSR is encoded by the coding sequence ATGAGAATATTAGGTATAGATCCGGGTTATGCAATTCTGGGATATGGAATCATTGACATGACAGGTAACCATTTTAAGGTTTGTGGATATGGAGCCGTTACAACTGAAGCTTCTATGTGCATGACCGACAGACTTAAATGTCTATATAGTTCACTGACCGAAATTATTGCGGAGTATGAACCAGAAGTAGCTTCTATTGAGGAATTGTTTTTTAATACAAACACCAAAACGGCTATCATGGTGGGACAAGCCAGAGGAGTAGCAATACTTGCCTGCGCCAATTCAGGGATGGATATAGCAGAATATACACCTTTGCAGATAAAACAGGCCCTGGTAGGGTATGGGAGAGCTGAAAAGAAGCAGGTACAAAATATGGTTAAAACCATTTTGAATTTGAAAGAAGTCCCAAAACCTGATGACACTGCAGATGCACTGGCAGCAGCCATATGCCATGGTCATTCCGCCAACGCCAATAAACGGCTGGCAGGAGCGATAAAATCAAGATAA
- the recN gene encoding DNA repair protein RecN translates to MISHLHVKDFAIINEMDVDFHTGLNIITGETGAGKSIIIEAVSLALGSRADTAFVRSGKDKAVIELIMEDCPSQATDLLVENDIPIDDNQVIIKREISISGKSICRINNQIVSVSFLNMLCKKLADIHGQYDHQSLLDPELHITFVDLYNSSEILPVKALTEKFYLEYRKLSTELNQLTKNAADNQRKHDFMAFELNEINNARLSPGEDTALEEEILSLQNSEKIYGNLSDAYDSVYGNSPSVLQTLAKVQNQLQEISPYSKSVCDLLSDFDDAYYKLEDISREIRNIRDNITFSPEQLDSAISRMDLIDKLKLKYGGSIEEILAYRTQLEEDLSRIENIDEAKSTLSHQLSVCEEQLKLASQRLSALRKASAKELQIKIMEQLFELSFTNSEFQIKISDNPAGFTANGTDTAEFLISTNRGEPLKPLAKIASGGEMSRIMLAFKKIVGDYDDIPTMIFDEIDTGISGIAASVVGRKLKEIAQNHQIICITHLPQITACGSHNYKIVKHSDDTSTYTTLVPLSKEEKIKEVARLLGGLNITESTLKSAEELIEVSSR, encoded by the coding sequence ATGATTTCTCATTTACATGTAAAAGATTTCGCCATTATTAACGAAATGGATGTAGATTTTCATACTGGTTTAAATATCATCACCGGCGAAACAGGTGCAGGTAAATCTATTATTATAGAAGCAGTAAGCCTTGCTTTAGGGAGCAGGGCAGATACTGCTTTTGTTCGTTCTGGGAAAGATAAAGCAGTCATTGAACTTATCATGGAAGACTGTCCATCACAAGCCACTGACCTTTTAGTGGAAAATGATATTCCCATTGATGATAACCAGGTTATAATAAAACGTGAAATTTCCATCTCAGGAAAAAGCATATGCAGAATTAATAATCAGATTGTTTCTGTTTCATTTTTGAATATGCTTTGTAAAAAACTGGCCGATATCCACGGTCAGTATGATCATCAGTCATTACTGGATCCCGAGCTACATATCACTTTTGTTGATTTATACAATAGTTCTGAAATACTACCAGTGAAAGCTCTGACAGAAAAGTTTTATCTGGAATACCGAAAGCTTTCTACTGAGTTAAATCAGCTGACAAAAAATGCTGCTGACAATCAGCGTAAACATGATTTTATGGCCTTTGAGTTAAACGAAATTAATAATGCCAGGCTTTCCCCCGGAGAGGATACGGCTTTAGAGGAAGAGATTCTTTCATTGCAAAACAGTGAAAAAATATATGGCAATCTGTCAGATGCTTATGATTCCGTTTATGGCAATTCCCCTTCCGTCCTTCAGACTTTAGCAAAAGTACAAAATCAGCTTCAGGAAATATCACCATATTCTAAGTCTGTATGCGACTTACTTTCGGATTTTGATGATGCTTATTATAAACTGGAAGATATAAGCAGAGAAATCCGGAATATCAGAGACAATATAACCTTTTCACCGGAGCAGCTGGATTCAGCTATTTCCAGAATGGATCTTATTGACAAGTTAAAACTGAAATATGGCGGGTCCATAGAAGAGATATTAGCTTACCGGACACAACTGGAAGAAGATTTATCTCGTATTGAAAATATTGATGAGGCAAAATCCACTCTTTCCCACCAGCTTTCAGTATGCGAGGAGCAGTTGAAATTAGCATCACAAAGGCTTTCAGCTCTTAGAAAAGCATCTGCTAAAGAGCTCCAGATTAAAATTATGGAGCAACTTTTTGAGCTGAGTTTTACCAACTCAGAATTTCAAATTAAAATTTCTGACAATCCCGCCGGCTTTACAGCCAACGGTACGGATACAGCAGAATTTCTGATTAGTACCAACCGGGGAGAACCACTGAAACCACTGGCTAAAATTGCTTCTGGCGGTGAGATGTCCAGAATCATGCTTGCATTTAAAAAGATTGTGGGCGATTATGACGATATTCCTACTATGATTTTTGATGAAATAGATACTGGTATTAGTGGAATTGCAGCCAGTGTAGTGGGCAGGAAACTAAAAGAAATTGCACAGAACCATCAGATTATCTGTATTACCCATCTTCCACAGATCACAGCCTGCGGAAGCCATAACTATAAAATAGTAAAACATTCCGATGATACTTCTACTTACACCACTTTAGTACCTCTTTCCAAAGAAGAAAAAATTAAGGAGGTTGCAAGACTTTTAGGAGGATTGAACATTACCGAGTCCACTTTAAAAAGTGCTGAAGAACTTATCGAAGTTTCTTCCAGATAA